ATTTTGGAATAAATAAATATCCAAGTGTTCCACCTAAAACGACAAAAAAGATTTGAAATATTCTTTTTAGCATTTTTTCACCTCCTTCTATCATTATTAACAATTTCAAAAAAAACAAACCTATTGATTCAGAAACTCTCTATTTCTAACGTTTTATTGTAGAAAAAAAGCGTCAAATCGACGCCTTTTTCTCATAAATTATATTGTCTAATAAGGCGATAGCATCTTCTTCTTTTAGATCTTTGGCTAATACCAATTCACTGATTAAAATCACCCTTGCATTATCTAGCATTTTTCTTTCGCCTGTAGACAATCCTTTCTCTCTATCTCTTAACATTAGATTTCGAACTACATCAGCAATTTCGTAGATGTCTCCGCTTTTCATTTTATCCATGTTTGCCCGATAACGACGATTCCAATTTGTAGATTGATCTGTAGAATCTAGTTTTAATAGAGTAATGACTTTATCAATCACTTTTTCATCCACTACTTGTCTAAGCCCTATCTCTTCTACATTTTGGATCGGAACCATAACCTTCATATCACCAATTGGCATTCTCATGAT
This Tepidibacillus fermentans DNA region includes the following protein-coding sequences:
- a CDS encoding CarD family transcriptional regulator: MTRLFNVGDKVVYPMHGAGIIEAIEEKEILGEKKRYYIMRMPIGDMKVMVPIQNVEEIGLRQVVDEKVIDKVITLLKLDSTDQSTNWNRRYRANMDKMKSGDIYEIADVVRNLMLRDREKGLSTGERKMLDNARVILISELVLAKDLKEEDAIALLDNIIYEKKASI